From the genome of Bacteroidota bacterium:
CTTTGGTTTCTCTTTACCATTTTCATTTTTGGTCCTTGTGAACCGCTCATTCCTATTCTAATGTATCCTGCGGCGAGAGGAACTGTAACTGACGTAGTTCTTGTATGCATCGTATTCACTATCATAACTATTGGAACAATGCTCGGAATCGTCTTTAGCGCATTATACGGACTCTCTTTTGTCCCAATGAAAAGGATGGAACAATACAGCCATGCACTTGGGGGTTTTGCGATTTTAATGTGTGGTATTGCTGTTCAATTTTTAGGTTTGTAGGAATAAAAAGTCTTGACAAGGTTAAATACTTAAAAATATGCACGAACTATCAGTCGCAGAAAATATTGTCGAGATCATCCATCAACATGTCGAGAACGATCGACTGCATGATGTACGATCGGTAACTGTGAAGGTCGGTACGTATTCCGGAGTGGTTGCTGATTCGCTGGAGTTTTCGTATCAGGCAATTACCGCGGCGACACCGCTTGAACAATCATCTCTCTCACTTGAACGGATTCCTTTTGTTGTTCAGTGCAACGATTGCCACGCAAAATTGATCAATGATGATGGTGTAACACAATGCGTATCGTGCGGCAGTTTCAGGACAACAATAATATCCGGAAGAGAATTACAGGTAAAAGATATTGAATTAGAAGATGTAGAAAAGGAACTTGTATGAGTGTATTGACGATTGAACGAAAAGTTCTTGAAAAAAATGACGACATCGCACGTCGCAATCGGGAGCTGTTTGCTGCAAACAAGCTCTTTGTGTTTAACCTTGTCAGCTCGCCCGGTTCCGGAAAGACAAGTCTTCTTGAACAAACGCTAAAGCATTTAAACGGAAGTGTCCGCATTGCTGTTGTGGAAGGAGATGTGCAGACGGATTTTGATGCTCAGCGTGTTGCAAAATTTAATGTCCCGGTGGTGCAGATTGTAACGAACGGTGGTTGCCATCTTGAAGCAAAACTTGTGCACGATGCACTTTCCAATTTTGATTTGAAGAATATCGATCTGTTGGTGATTGAAAATGTTGGCAATCTTGTCTGTCCGGCAAATTATGATCTAGGCGAGGCGATGAAGGTTGTTGTTGTCAGCACAACCGAGGGAGATGACAAGCCGCTGAAGTATCCCGGAATGTTCCATAACGCCTCTGTATTGATCGTCAATAAAATTGATCTTGTTCCGTATGTCAATTCTAATCCTGAAGTAATTAAAAAGAATGCATTGCAAATTAATCCCGCTTTAAAAATATTCGAAACATCCTGCGTCACAAACAAAGGAATTCCCGAATGGTGCGAGTGGTTGAGAAGTCAGACGAAAAAACGCGGCGTTTAAAGATCATCATTCACGGAGCAGTCCAAGGTGTCGGATTCCGTCCGTTTGTGTATCGACTTGCATCCGAAATGCATTTGCACGGCTGGGTATCGAATACTCCTCAAGGAGTGTTAATCGAAGCCGAAGGGGATTGCATCACTCTTGACTCATTCCTAACAAGAATCCATTCCGAAAAGCCATCGCTCTCAAGTATCCACAGTTGTGAAACTTCTTTTCTGGATCCGCTGGGATTTAGAAGTTTTGAAATCCGCGAAAGCACAATCACAGGATCGGCAACGGCACTTGTGTTGCCGGATATAGCTACATGTCCTGATTGTCTTAAGGAAATATTTGACATTAACGATCGCCGCTATTTATATCCTTTTACAAACTGTACCAATTGTGGTCCCCGATTTACGATTATTCAGTCATTACCGTATGACCGAAAAAATACCACAATGAAGTCGTTCACCATGTGTGAGGAGTGTGGAAAGGAATATCATGATCCGCGTGATCGGAGATTCCACGCCCAGCCAAACGCTTGTCCGAAATGCGGTCCGCATATAGAATTGTGGGATCGAAACGGTATTTTGGTAACATCGCATCAGACCGCTATTGAACAATCGGTTCAAGCAATATTGAATGGCGAAATTGTTGCGGTGAAAGGGTTGGGGGGATATTTGTTGATGTGTGATGCAAGAAGAGATGACGTCGTTCAAACATTACGAGAGCGAAAACACCGGGACGAAAAACCATTCGCACTGATGTTCCCTTCCATCTCTCATGTGGAAAATGAATGTGAGCTTTCTGAGATTGAGCAGAGACTATTGCTTTCACCGCAAGCTCCTATTGTACTGCTAAGGGCTCTTACAAGTTCTGCTCCATCACTTTCATCAGGCATAGCTCCTGGAAATCCATTTTTAGGGGTAATGCTTCCGTATACACCATTACATCATATCTTGATGTCGATGTTGCAAATTCCACTTGTTGCCACCAGTGGAAATATTAGCGACGAACCGATCTGTTTTCACGAAGAAAGTGCTGTGACAAAACTCCATGGCATCGCTGATTATTTTTTAGTTCACAACAGACCAATTGAACGGTACTGTGACGATTCAATCATGCGTGTGGTACAAGGCCGCGAATTAATGATTCGCAGAGCACGTGGATATGCTCCTCTTCCAATCCATCTTCCAAAGAAAATCAACTTCCCGGTTCTTGCCGTCGGAGCGCAGTTGAAGAATACGATAGCAATTGCTCACGACGACTCGATCGTTGTCAGTCAGCATATTGGTGATCTTGAAACTGCGGAATCTCTTTCGTCATTTAAGAAAACTATTAAAGATGTCCGGACATTATTTGATACTGTTCCTTCGGTGATTATTCATGATCTGCATCCAGAATATCTTTCTACCACAATCGCAAAAAATGGACTCTCAGCTCAACTGAACAATGCTTCGGTTATATCCTTGCAACATCACTTTGCCCATATTGCATCATGCATGGCAGAAAATGAATTGGCCGGTCCAGTGATTGGATTCTCATGGGACGGAACCGGTTACGGAACTGACGGAACGATTTGGGGCGGAGAATGTATTCTGTTTGACCAGAAAGTATTTCGTCGTGTAGGAACAATTCGATCATTCACACTTCCCGGAGGTGAAACGGCAATTCGTGAACCGCGGAGATGTGCTGCAAGCATCCTTCACGAAATCTATGGGATCGATTCATTGGGAAAGTCACAAATAATAGACGACAGTTTCCTTGAACGTGATAGAAGATTGCTTTTAGACATGATGTCAAAGAAAATCAATGCTCCATTAACTTCCAGCATGGGAAGGATTTTTGATGCAGTGGCTGCTTTTTGTGGTGTGAAGATGAAGAGTTCGTTTGAAGGGCAAGCCTCAATGGGATTGGAATATCTTGCAATGCAATCTGATACGGAAGAAATTTATCCAATAACTCTTCAAGGCCATGAGGGACTCTTAACATGGAATTGGATCCCGATGTTTGAATCAATCTTAAAACAATCCAAAGAAGGGATGCCAAAAAGAGAAATTGCAGCGATGTTTCATAATACTCTTGCAGAAGTTATTCTGCGAATGGCAAAACATTGGAACATAGAAAAAGTAGTTCTGTCGGGCGGATGTTTTCAAAACATGATCTTGTTAGAGAAAAGCATCACATTGCTTCGTCGGAATGGTTTTACTCCCTACTGGCATCAACGGATTCCGGCGAATGACGGCGGAATTTCGTTAGGACAAATTTACTCTTATTTTCTTACACAACCGGAGCATCACTAACTGGAGAGGTTACCATGTGTCTTGCAATTCCCGGCAGAATTGAAAAAATTGAAGAAGGTTCTTCACCAAAAATGGCAAAGGTGAGTTTTGGAGGAATCATTAAAAATGTCTGCCTTGATTTTCTTCCGGAAGCTGTTCTGCATGATTATGTTTTGGTTCATGTTGGTGTGGCGTTGACGAAAGTGAATGAAGAGGAAGCGTTAGAGACAATTGAACTCTTCAAGCAAATGGGAAATGCGTTGGATGAATTAAAAGAGGGGGAGACAGTATGAAATATCTTGATGAATTTCGCGACCCGGTATTCGCAAAATCTCTTTCCGAGAAAATTCATAAAATTACGACTCGTCCGTGGACAATCATGGAGATTTGTGGTGGACAAACACATTCCATTGTAAAATCAGGATTGGAAAATTTGCTTCCTTCATCACTTTCTATTGTGCACGGTCCCGGATGTCCTGTCTGTGTAACACCGCTGGAAATGATTGAAAAAGCAATCCTGATTGCTCAACAAAAAAATGTCATCTTTGCATCGTTTGGCGATATGCTGCGTGTTCCGGGATCATCTTCCGATTTGTTAACAGTAAAGGCGAATGGCGGTGATGTCCGAATAGTCTATTCTCCGCTGGATGCGGTATCAATCGCAGAAAAAAATCCAGGAAAGGAAGTGGTCTTTTTTGCTGTTGGTTTTGAAACCACTGCGCCCGCAAATGCCATGGCAGTGTGGCAAGCGTACAAGAAAAACCTCAAAAACTTTTCCATTCTCTGTTCTCATGTACTTGTTCCCCCGGCAATAGAAGCGTTGTTATCCTCCTCATTAAATCGAGTCCAGGGTTTTCTCGCTGCAGGACATGTTTGCACAGTGATGGGATATGAGGAATATATTCCGCTCGCGAAAAAATTTAAAGTTCCCATTGTTGTGACAGGATTTGAACCGATCGATATCCTTCATGGTACATTGATGCTTATTACTCAGTTGGAAGAAGGACGCTACGATCTTGAAAATCAATATTCCCGCATGGTGAAGAGAGAAGGGAATGTTACCGCGCAGGAAATGATCTTTAATGTTTTCGAAATATCACGCAGAACGTGGCGAGGGATCGGAGAAATTCCTCAGAGCGGATATTCTTTGAAAAAAGAATTTACGAAGTACGATGCGGAAAATAGATTTGATCTCGGGAAGATTGATGTTCAGGAATCGCCCCTTTGCATTGCAGGAGAAATTTTGCGCGGATTGAAAAAACCGTTTGAGTGTGCAGCATTTGGGAAAAAATGTTCACCGGAACATCCACTTGGTGCGCCAATGGTTTCGTCCGAAGGAGCATGTGCTGCATATTATAATTACAAACGTCAGAATGTTTCAATAGCGCAATGATTTTAAAAAGAATGCGGAATAAACAGATTTCCACAGATTTGAATCCGCAAAAAATCCGTCCGATTCGTGATATCCGTGTTCTATTCACATATTAGAATTTTATGACGAACAATATAGCACAAGGACTCAACTGCCCCCTTCCGATTGAAAACCATGCAACTGTGGTTCTCGCGCATGGAGGAGGCGGAAAACTGACTCATCAATTGATCGAACAGGTTTTCAAAAAACATTTCTCGAACCCTGATCTGGATCTGATGCATGACGGAGCGATGGTGGAAGTGAATAAGGGTAGGATTGCAATATCAACTGATTCCTATGTTGTCAGCCCAATTATCTTTCCTGGCGGAAATATTGGAGAATTAGCCGTCAATGGAACGGTGAATGATATCGCCATGTGCGGCGCTCAGCCAAAATATCTTTCCGCTTCATTTATTATAGAAGAAGGTTTGAGCATAGACGAATTGGAATCCATTGTGAAATCTATGTCGCGTGCTGCAAAAACAGCCGGAGTTTCGATTGTTACTGGAGATACAAAAGTTGTTCCTAGGGGAAAAGCAGATAAATTATTCATAACAACTGCTGGTGTTGGAACAATACCAGCTGGAAGAAATATACACCCTTCAAATATTAAAGCGGGAGATTCGATTATCATCAGCGGAACAATTGCTGATCATGGAATGGCGATTATGTCCGTGCGCGAAGGTCTGGAATTTGAATCCGAAATTGCTTCCGACACAATAGCGTTGAATGGATTGGTAGAAGAGATGTATCGTGTTTCTCCAGACATTCATTTCTTGCGTGATCCTACACGAGGTGGAGTTGCAAGTACGTTGAATGAAATTGCATCATCTTCGCAAAAAGGAATCCGATTGATTGAGCGTTCAATTCCGGTGAATGAAAATGTCCGTTCTGCTTGCGAGATTCTCGGTTTCGATCCTTTATATGTTGCCAATGAAGGGAAATTGATTGCTATCGTTTCTGCAAGCGGTACGGATAAGATACTCTCTGCGATGAGAAATCATCCGGCAGGAAAACATTCTGCGATAATCGGAACAGTAACAGATGAACGGCCTTCTATGGTATTACTGCAAACTGCAATCGGTGGGGAACGAGTAGTAGATATGATCACTGGCGAACAATTGCCGAGAATTTGTTAAAAAACCTTGTCAAGGTTATGAATATTTTTCACTAAACCTTGACAAGGTTTGCACATTGTTAGTCTTCCTTTTCAAAGCCCACAAAACAAAAAACGACGGATTATATCCGCCGTTTTTTGTCCCAAAACAATTCACAGTCTACTCAATGGATATATTTTGAATTGGCTATGAAATGGCGCTTTCCATGTTCCAGACAAAATTGTATATTGCTGAGTGCCCACAATTCTGCTAATAAAAGGTTATCGGTTTTTCTTTTTCAGCCGCGAAGGTAATGAACCGATGCATATACACATTG
Proteins encoded in this window:
- the hypA gene encoding hydrogenase maturation nickel metallochaperone HypA produces the protein MHELSVAENIVEIIHQHVENDRLHDVRSVTVKVGTYSGVVADSLEFSYQAITAATPLEQSSLSLERIPFVVQCNDCHAKLINDDGVTQCVSCGSFRTTIISGRELQVKDIELEDVEKELV
- the hypB gene encoding hydrogenase nickel incorporation protein HypB: MSVLTIERKVLEKNDDIARRNRELFAANKLFVFNLVSSPGSGKTSLLEQTLKHLNGSVRIAVVEGDVQTDFDAQRVAKFNVPVVQIVTNGGCHLEAKLVHDALSNFDLKNIDLLVIENVGNLVCPANYDLGEAMKVVVVSTTEGDDKPLKYPGMFHNASVLIVNKIDLVPYVNSNPEVIKKNALQINPALKIFETSCVTNKGIPEWCEWLRSQTKKRGV
- the hypF gene encoding carbamoyltransferase HypF, with amino-acid sequence MVRVVEKSDEKTRRLKIIIHGAVQGVGFRPFVYRLASEMHLHGWVSNTPQGVLIEAEGDCITLDSFLTRIHSEKPSLSSIHSCETSFLDPLGFRSFEIRESTITGSATALVLPDIATCPDCLKEIFDINDRRYLYPFTNCTNCGPRFTIIQSLPYDRKNTTMKSFTMCEECGKEYHDPRDRRFHAQPNACPKCGPHIELWDRNGILVTSHQTAIEQSVQAILNGEIVAVKGLGGYLLMCDARRDDVVQTLRERKHRDEKPFALMFPSISHVENECELSEIEQRLLLSPQAPIVLLRALTSSAPSLSSGIAPGNPFLGVMLPYTPLHHILMSMLQIPLVATSGNISDEPICFHEESAVTKLHGIADYFLVHNRPIERYCDDSIMRVVQGRELMIRRARGYAPLPIHLPKKINFPVLAVGAQLKNTIAIAHDDSIVVSQHIGDLETAESLSSFKKTIKDVRTLFDTVPSVIIHDLHPEYLSTTIAKNGLSAQLNNASVISLQHHFAHIASCMAENELAGPVIGFSWDGTGYGTDGTIWGGECILFDQKVFRRVGTIRSFTLPGGETAIREPRRCAASILHEIYGIDSLGKSQIIDDSFLERDRRLLLDMMSKKINAPLTSSMGRIFDAVAAFCGVKMKSSFEGQASMGLEYLAMQSDTEEIYPITLQGHEGLLTWNWIPMFESILKQSKEGMPKREIAAMFHNTLAEVILRMAKHWNIEKVVLSGGCFQNMILLEKSITLLRRNGFTPYWHQRIPANDGGISLGQIYSYFLTQPEHH
- a CDS encoding HypC/HybG/HupF family hydrogenase formation chaperone, giving the protein MCLAIPGRIEKIEEGSSPKMAKVSFGGIIKNVCLDFLPEAVLHDYVLVHVGVALTKVNEEEALETIELFKQMGNALDELKEGETV
- the hypD gene encoding hydrogenase formation protein HypD; its protein translation is MKYLDEFRDPVFAKSLSEKIHKITTRPWTIMEICGGQTHSIVKSGLENLLPSSLSIVHGPGCPVCVTPLEMIEKAILIAQQKNVIFASFGDMLRVPGSSSDLLTVKANGGDVRIVYSPLDAVSIAEKNPGKEVVFFAVGFETTAPANAMAVWQAYKKNLKNFSILCSHVLVPPAIEALLSSSLNRVQGFLAAGHVCTVMGYEEYIPLAKKFKVPIVVTGFEPIDILHGTLMLITQLEEGRYDLENQYSRMVKREGNVTAQEMIFNVFEISRRTWRGIGEIPQSGYSLKKEFTKYDAENRFDLGKIDVQESPLCIAGEILRGLKKPFECAAFGKKCSPEHPLGAPMVSSEGACAAYYNYKRQNVSIAQ
- the hypE gene encoding hydrogenase expression/formation protein HypE gives rise to the protein MTNNIAQGLNCPLPIENHATVVLAHGGGGKLTHQLIEQVFKKHFSNPDLDLMHDGAMVEVNKGRIAISTDSYVVSPIIFPGGNIGELAVNGTVNDIAMCGAQPKYLSASFIIEEGLSIDELESIVKSMSRAAKTAGVSIVTGDTKVVPRGKADKLFITTAGVGTIPAGRNIHPSNIKAGDSIIISGTIADHGMAIMSVREGLEFESEIASDTIALNGLVEEMYRVSPDIHFLRDPTRGGVASTLNEIASSSQKGIRLIERSIPVNENVRSACEILGFDPLYVANEGKLIAIVSASGTDKILSAMRNHPAGKHSAIIGTVTDERPSMVLLQTAIGGERVVDMITGEQLPRIC